One window of the Anticarsia gemmatalis isolate Benzon Research Colony breed Stoneville strain chromosome 21, ilAntGemm2 primary, whole genome shotgun sequence genome contains the following:
- the Afg3l2 gene encoding AFG3 like matrix AAA peptidase subunit 2, whose translation MWKSLRLTQSQLLKLKHFNGHKLQAVGVPALDSVLNQWYEFCKKPPKGFEKYFQPGTSQKQSKKPDKDGSPAPSKTTPPLSKPGSSQDKWNMNMFSGSGGGSGGGRGNYEGPDREKWMMFGAMGIVTLLASIAYFELRYREISWRDFVNLYLSKGVVEKLEVINKKWVRVKLNAGSAVEGKVIWFAIGSVDSFERNLENAQIERHIDPPNFVPVIYKTEVEAASLTGMLPTLLIIGFLVYMMRRSADMMGRGGRKGGGLFGGVMESTAKLINPTDIGVKFQDVAGCEEAKIEIMEFVNFLKNPQQYIDLGAKIPKGALLTGPPGTGKTLLAKATAGEANVPFITVSGSEFLEMFVGVGPSRVRDMFSMARKHAPCILFIDEIDAVGRKRGGRSFGGHSEQENTLNQLLVEMDGFNTTTNVVVLAATNRVDILDKALLRPGRFDRQIFVPAPDIKGRASIFKVHLSPLKTTLNKENLARKMAALTPGFTGADIANVCNEAALIAARELANDINMKNFEQAIERVVAGMEKKSNVLQPDERKIVAYHEAGHAVAGWFLKHADPLLKVSIIPRGKGLGYAQYLPKEQYLYSKEQLFDRMCMTLGGRVSEEIFFGRITTGAQDDLKKITQSAYAQIVHYGMNPKVGNVSFDMPQPGEMVIDKPYSEKTAELIDTEVRDLINTAHQFTTDLLVKHKDNITKVAERLLKQEILSRDDMIELLGPRPFPEKSTYEEFVEGTGSLEEDTTLPEGLKDWNKEKQPATPPADSIPPPVNASKN comes from the exons ATGTGGAAAAGTTTAAGGTTAACGCAATCACAGTTGttaaaattgaaacatttcAATGGCCATAAACTTCAGGCAGTCGGTGTCCCAGCCCTAGACTCAGTGTTAAACCAATGGTACGAGTTCTGCAAAAAACCGCCGAAGGGTTTTGAGAAATACTTCCAGCCCGGTACTAGTCAGAAACAGTCCAAAAAGCCAGATAAAGATGGTTCGCCTGCGCCGTCCAAGACTACGCCGCCGCTTTCGAAACCAGGATCATCACAGGACAAATGGAACATGAACATGTTCTCAGGGTCGGGTGGTGGTAGCGGTGGCGGTCGCGGTAACTACGAAGGTCCCGACAGAGAGAAATGGATGATGTTTGGAGCTATGGGTATCGTTACGTTACTCGCATCGATCGCCTATTTCGAACTCAGATACAGAGAGATTAGTTGGCGAGATTTCGTCAATCTATATTTATCTAAAGGCGTAGTGGAAAAATTGGAAGTAATCAACAAAAAATGGGTGAGAGTCAAGCTAAATGCTGGCTCAGCTGTAGAAGGAAAGGTCATCTGGTTTGCTATTGGCAGTGTGGACTCATTTGAGAGAAACTTAGAGAATGCACAAATAGAAAGGCACATTGACCCACCTAATTTTGTCCCTGTTATATACAAGACTGAGGTGGAAGCTGCCAGTTTGACCGGCATGCTGCCAACTCTGCTTATTATAGGATTTTTAGTTTATATGATGAGAAGGTCAGCTGATATGATGGGCAGAGGAGGTAGGAAGGGTGGTGGACTGTTTGGAGGTGTGATGGAGTCCACAGCAAAGCTGATAAATCCTACTGACATAGGTGTTAAGTTCCAAGATGTTGCTGGTTGTGAAGAAGCTAAAATTGAAATTATGGAGTTTGTAAACTTCTTGAAAAATCCCCAGCAGTACATTGACTTGGGAGCTAAAATTCCTAAGGGAGCTTTGTTGACAGGCCCTCCTGGTACTGGTAAAACACTCCTGGCTAAGGCCACTGCAGGAGAAGCTAATGTACCATTCATCACAGTCTCTGGCTCTGAATTCTTGGAGATGTTTGTTGGTGTGGGTCCCTCAAGAGTGCGAGACATGTTCTCTATGGCTCGTAAACATGCTCCTTGCATCCTCTTCATTGATGAAATTGATGCTGTTGGTAGGAAGAGAGGTGGGCGCAGTTTCGGTGGGCACTCTGAGCAAGAGAACACTCTTAACCAGCTTTTGGTAGAAATGGATGGTTTCAACACCACAACTAATGTTGTTGTTCTGGCAGCTACTAACAGGGTTGATATTCTTGACAAGGCTTTGCTCAGACCTGGCAGATTTGACAGACAAATCTTTGTTCCTGCACCAGATATCAAAGGCAGAGCTTCCATTTTCAAAGTACATTTGTCTCCTTTGAAGACAACCTTGAATAAGGAGAACTTGGCAAGGAAAATGGCTGCACTTACTCCAG GTTTCACCGGAGCAGACATCGCGAATGTCTGCAACGAGGCCGCCTTGATCGCAGCCCGAGAGTTAGCCAACGACATCAACATGAAAAACTTCGAACAAGCCATTGAGCGAGTTGTCGCGGGTATGGAGAAGAAATCGAATGTCCTCCAGCCTGACGAAAGGAAGATTGTCGCCTACCACGAAGCTGGCCACGCTGTTGCCGGCTGGTTCCTTAAACACGCCGACCCACTCCTAAAAGTATCCATTATACCCAGAGGAAAAGGCCTCGGATACGCTCAGTATTTGCCCAAAGAACAGTACCTGTACAGCAAGGAACAATTGTTCGATAGGATGTGCATGACTCTCGGCGGCAGAGTAAGCGAGGAAATCTTCTTCGGTAGAATCACGACTGGCGCACAAGACGATCTGAAGAAGATTACCCAAAGCGCTTACGCACAAATAGTCCACTACGGTATGAACCCTAAAGTCGGCAATGTCTCATTCGATATGCCACAGCCGGGCGAGATGGTTATCGACAAACCTTATTCAGAAAAGACAGCCGAATTAATCGATACCGAAGTCCGAGACTTAATTAACACTGCGCATCAATTCACAACAGATTTGTTGGTTAAACATAAGGACAACATTACTAAAGTGGCTGAAAGACTGCTGAAACAGGAAATTTTAAGCAGGGATGATATGATTGAGCTTTTGGGACCTAGACCATTCCCAGAAAAGAGTACTTACGAGGAGTTTGTTGAAGGCACTGGATCTTTGGAAGAGGACACAACCTTACCTGAAGGTCTTAAGGACTGGAACAAGGAAAAACAGCCAGCGACTCCTCCTGCAGACAGTATACCTCCTCCCGTCAACGCCAGTAAAAATTAA
- the LOC142982409 gene encoding serine/threonine-protein kinase 40-like: MDQERPESSSNHGKRTRPLLLQPSPKIARVSAYASSTSSGVLKNSRKFGSSSPKRAKITYNKSDVPAPGTPVPDKLVRKAGPYLLGPKLGPSPVKSIVQCLARKERTDEFYQVKILTLRNEGQPETQDDRQGKMLLHTEYSLLSLLKDQDGVIHHHGLFKDHALEEAPNPNGNGFIYTGRVRQRLFLVLDCVSSHQFSEKGSELVNLQQYVTKVKKVPEKEAILIFYDIVRVVANLHKRNIVHRDLKLGNIVLNQRTGRVIITNLCLGTHLGSDRDLLKDQRGSPAYISPDVLMCKPYLGKPSDMWALGVVLYTMLYGQFPFCDTSLAQLFSRIQAANYNIPPDGNSVQVSDNTVFLIQRLLVKDPKHRLVADEVLDQLSSIIASYVTIPNPPEDLQVVPDIPLDEENKDKTNNNQSSTEVERKPFMNIPENSSERTPNATEELGVFCVPLPDFLALNFPSPTRVQQNSIIVHPTTSVEPSCITSPNQQNQRQITVQRIGRDARPLLPCEIARYQHMFASNQNRTDQPRRPDANNIVPDTRQDRPENSRLRSLAQRIPRLNPIATTSSQNSADFRVIQWSESRNRGWDNDYVLRLPVLDLSRVNGNRIMNPAPVHTVNSEAVLNNPRPQAEDNDVD, from the exons ATGGACCAAGAGAGACCAGAAAGCAGTTCGAACCATGGAAAGAGGACACGACCTTTGTTACTACAGCCAAGTCCGAAGATCGCAAGGGTATCTGCGTACGCTAGTTCAACGTCCAGTGGCGTACTTAAGAATTCCAGGAAGTTTGGCTCTAGTTCTCCAAAGAGGGccaaaataacttataataaaagtgATGTACCAGCGCCTGGTACTCCTGTGCCTGATAAACTTGTGCGAAAGGCTGGACCTTACCTACTGGGACCTAAATTAGGTCCTAGCCCTGTTAAAAGTATTGTCCAATGTTTGGCAAGGAAAGAAAGGACTGATGAGTTTTATCAG GTAAAAATATTGACGTTAAGAAATGAAGGCCAACCCGAAACGCAGGACGACAGACAAGGAAAAATGTTGTTGCATACAGAATATTCTTTGCTATCCTTGTTGAAAGACCAAGATGGAGTAATTCATCACCATGGTTTATTCAAG GATCACGCACTAGAAGAAGCACCAAACCCAAACGGTAATGGTTTCATCTACACCGGTAGGGTTCGTCAACGTCTCTTTCTCGTGTTAGACTGTGTGTCATCCCACCAGTTCAGTGAGAAAGGCTCCGAGCTTGTCAACCTGCAACAATATGTGACTAAAGTGAAGAAAGTTCCGGAGAAAGAAGCTATACTGATCTTCTATGATATTGTTAGGGTGGTTGCTAATCTACATAAG AGGAACATAGTGCACAGAGACTTAAAACTGGGCAACATAGTGCTGAACCAAAGGACTGGACGAGTGATCATTACTAACTTGTGCCTCGGCACGCATCTCGGTAGTGACAGGGATCTGTTAAAAGATCAGAGAG GTTCCCCAGCCTACATATCTCCGGACGTGCTAATGTGTAAACCGTACCTCGGCAAGCCGTCAGACATGTGGGCGCTCGGCGTAGTGCTGTACACAATGTTGTACGGACAGTTCCCCTTCTGTGATACGAGTTTAGCGCAACTGTTCAGTAGGATACAGGCTGCTAACTATAATATTCCACc GGATGGCAATTCAGTGCAAGTGTCTGACAATACCGTGTTTCTAATACAAAGGTTACTAGTAAAGGATCCGAAACATAGATTAGTAGCTGATGAG GTTTTAGATCAACTATCCAGCATAATCGCGAGTTACGTGACCATCCCGAATCCTCCGGAAGACTTGCAAGTGGTTCCTGACATACCACTAGACGAAGAGAATAAAGACAAAACGAATAACAACCAGTCCTCTACCGAAGTCGAGAGGAAACCCTTTATGAATATACCCGAGAATAGCAGTGAGAGGACGCCGAATGCCACT GAGGAACTAGGCGTGTTCTGCGTACCATTACCAGACTTCTTAGCTTTAAACTTCCCTTCACCGACGCGAGTACAACAGAACAGCATCATCGTACATCCCACTACATCGGTGGAGCCGTCTTGTATCACCTCGCCGAATCAACAGAACCAACGGCAGATAACTGTGCAGAGAATAG GACGAGACGCCCGCCCACTTTTACCCTGCGAGATAGCCCGCTACCAACACATGTTCGCCTCCAACCAAAACCGTACAGACCAGCCTCGAAGACCAGACGCGAACAACATCGTTCCAGACACCAGGCAGGACAGACCAGAGAACTCCAGACTCAGATCTTTAGCGCAACGCATACCTAGACTTAACCCTATAGCAACAACATCCAGTCAAAACTCAGCTGATTTCAGAGTAATCCAATGGTCGGAATCGAGGAACAGGGGTTGGGATAATGATTACGTATTACGGTTACCCGTCTTAGACCTTTCTAGGGTTAACGGCAACCGTATTATGAACCCAGCACCCGTTCATACGGTTAATTCGGAAGCTGTACTGAACAACCCAAGGCCTCAAGCTGAGGATAATGATGTGgattag